The Miscanthus floridulus cultivar M001 chromosome 17, ASM1932011v1, whole genome shotgun sequence genome has a window encoding:
- the LOC136518993 gene encoding CASP-like protein 1C1, with translation MAKLHRLISAVLRLAAAGAAAAAAIIMVTSHETTSFFGIEMEAKYSYTPSFVFFVVAFAVAFAYSLLALLVRPGSTASRLLLLSDVMVGMLLTGAVAATGAISQVGKSGNKHTGWLPICAQVQAYCSHVMGALIAGFVSLLLYFLIIMYSLHAVAEPLCSCH, from the exons ATGGCGAAGCTGCACCGGCTCATCTCCGCCGTGCTGAGGCTGGCTGCAGCGGGAGCCGCGGCGGCCGCAGCCATAATCATGGTGACCAGCCACGAGACCACCAGCTTCTTCGGCATAGAGATGGAGGCCAAGTACTCGTACACCCCATCATTCGT CTTCTTCGTGGTGGCATTCGCTGTGGCTTTCGCCTACAGCCTGCTCGCCCTACTCGTGCGCCCGGGGAGCACCGCCTCCAGATTACTGCTCCTAAGCGACGTG ATGGTAGGGATGCTGCTGACGGGCGCTGTGGCGGCCACCGGCGCGATCTCTCAAGTCGGGAAGAGCGGCAACAAGCACACCGGGTGGCTGCCCATCTGCGCGCAGGTGCAGGCCTACTGCAGCCACGTGATGGGGGCGCTCATCGCTGGCTTCGTCTCGCTGCTCCTCTACTTCCTCATCATCATGTACTCCCTCCACGCGGTGGCCGAACCCCTCTGCTCCTGCCATTAG
- the LOC136518736 gene encoding D-amino-acid transaminase, chloroplastic-like — protein sequence MQGEDRVVPVYASGSQVLRKLQEKSESTKQGYPAMYSSVVGGIILDPSMMVIPIDDHMVHRGHGVFDTATISDGYLYELDSHLDRLLDSASKAKIDPPFPRRTLRDILLQMTAASGCKNGSIKYWLSAGPGDFLLSPKGCTGSTFYAIVATAAAGSRHKDGVKAITATVPMKHPFFAGIKSVNYLPNALAMAEAEERGAFASVWVDEDGYVAEGPTMNVAFVTTGGDLVLPAFDRILSGCTAKRILALAPELVGAGLLRSVRDARISAVEARQCAEMMFLGSGLPLLPVVEWDGQPVGDGRVGRISLALSDMLRDDIKSGPDRIPVPYS from the exons ATGCAAG GGGAGGATCGCGTGGTACCAGTGTACGCGTCGGGCAGTCAG GTTCTCCGAAAGCTACAAGAGAAATCGGAATCCACCAAACAAGGTTACCCAGCAATGTACTCCAGTGTCGTTGGCGGCATCATACTTGATCCATCGATGATGGTGATCCCGATTGACGATCACATGGTTCACAGAGGACATGGCGTTTTCGACACTGCTACCATTTCTGATGG CTACTTGTACGAACTGGATTCTCACCTGGACCGGCTCCTCGATTCTGCATCCAAAGCAAAGATCGATCCGCCATTCCCCCGCAGGACACTGCGCGACATACTGCTCCAGATGACGGCAGCCTCCGGATGCAAGAACGGCTCAATCAAGTACTGGCTGAGTGCCGGCCCCGGCGACTTCCTGCTGTCGCCAAAGGGCTGCACGGGGTCCACGTTCTACGCCatcgtcgccaccgccgccgccggctctCGGCACAAGGATGGCGTCAAGGCCATCACGGCCACCGTGCCCATGAAGCATCCATTTTTCGCGGGCATAAAGAGCGTCAACTACCTCCCGAACGCACTGGCCATGGCGGAAGCCGAAGAGCGAGGCGCGTTCGCCTCGGTCTGGGTCGACGAGGACGGGTACGTCGCTGAGGGCCCGACGATGAACGTCGCGTTCGTCACCACGGGCGGGGACCTGGTGCTGCCGGCGTTCGACAGGATCCTCAGCGGGTGCACGGCGAAGCGGATCCTCGCGTTGGCGCCCGAGCTGGTTGGAGCCGGCCTTCTGAGGAGTGTCCGGGACGCAAGGATTTCTGCCGTTGAGGCGAGGCAGTGCGCCGAGATGATGTTTCTTGGGAGCGGGCTGCCGTTGCTGCCCGTCGTCGAATGGGACGGGCAACCAGTTGGGGATG GAAGAGTTGGGAGAATTAGTCTTGCCCTGTCTGATATGCTCCGGGACGACATCAAGTCTGGCCCAGATAGGATTCCCGTTCCTTACAGTTGA